One Gordonia pseudamarae genomic window, CCCCGGCCGGATGGTCAACATCGTCCCGTAGGCGCGGTGGCGCCGTTTCATTTCGGGGTGGGTCCAAGTCGCATCGCACCCCCGATAACGGCTTTGGCTATCGGTCATATTGATGCCGAGCGGTGTCATCATTGGACGGCAATGGCCCCGGGCCTGTCCGACGAACAGGCCGATGCTGGATGGTCAACGTCATCTGTCGCAAGGGTACCTGCTGATACCGTGCGGTATCATCGCGGCATGGCGATGACCCTGCGGCTATCGGACGAACAGGCCGACGCCCTTCGGCGGCGTGCGGAGGTCGAGCACACCTCAATGCAGCAAGTGGCCTTGACCGCAATCGACACCTACCTCGGCACACCGGCGACTCCGGGGCGCCGAACGGCTGTACCCGTTGACGAACTGTTCACGGCCTTCGGCGACTTACCGCCGATGGACCGTGGCCGGTTCAGAGCCGACCAGGGCGAGCACATCGACAATGCGGCGCATTTCGACGCTTACCTACGAGCCGCGCAGTCCGAACAATCGACATGATCCGCACGCATCTACGTGGTTTGATAGACACCAACATCATCATCCATCTGGAGCGGTTGCCAAAGGATTCGCTCCCCGGTGAGGTCCTGATCAGCACCGTAACTCTGGCCGAACTGTCAGCAGGCATTCACCAAACCGAGGATCCACTCGAGCGAGCGCTTCGTGTCGCTCGATTGCAACGGACCGAGGCCATGTTTGATCCCTTGCCGTTCGATGCCGAGGCAGCACGTCGGTACGGATTGATCGCCGCAGGCGTGGTCGCCGTCGGTCGTAAACCTCGACGACGTTCCGCCGACCTCATGATCGCCTCGGTTGCCTCCGCACGGCGGTTGCCACTGTTCACCACCAACCCCGACGACTTCATCGGAACTGAAGGGGCTGTCACGGTAGTTCCGGTCTCACGCCCCGACGAGGCTTGAATCCAGCCACCAAGGAGAGAAGACGATGGCTCGGTCCAGGGTGAGAAGTCCGACCGGGGCCACGGCTGCGCCTGCGCGGTACGATGCCGGTGCCAGTCAACCCACCTGGGCAGGGAATCCGGTGCGAACCCGGAACTGACGCGCAGCGGTAAGGGGACGGCCGGGCACATCGCCACTGGACCGGGACAGGTCCGGGAAGGCGCCCGAGCCGGATGAACCCGAGTCCGAAGACCTGCTGGCACCTCCGGCAGCCGTCGGAGTGTCCCGCCGCAGGCTCCGCGCAACGAGCCTCGACACGAAGGGCTCGCCCATGCGTTCCTTGCGTTCGGTTTGTCTTGCTGTCGCCGCACTCCTGATCGTCGCCGGTTGCGGTGGTGACGATCCCGGTCCTGAGCGACTGCGTTACGCCTACGGTTTCTCCCCGGTCGCGGCGCTGTCCCCGTACAGCGACGACGCCGCCACCACCTACGGAATCGGTGCCACCGAATCGCTGGTGTTCCTTGATCCCGACGGCACAGCGAAGCCGCGACTCGCCGAGAGTTGGACTCAGATCAATTCCACCACTTGGAATTTCGTCATCCGCGACGGGGTGAGATTTCACGACGGCACCGCGATGACCGCGCGGGCTGTCGCTGATTCGCTCACCCACGCCGTTAAGGCAGAACCTCAGCCGCGGGCACTGACCGGAATCGAGATGTCGGTCGCCGTCGTCGACGACAAGACGGTGGCGATCACCACCAAGGAGCCCGACCCGGTGCTGGTGTCGCGGATGTCCTCGCCCGAGCTGGTGATTCTCGCCGAAGGTGCCTACTCGAACCCGAACCAACCGAGCCCGGTCGGCATGGGTACCGGCCCGTACCAGATCACCAAACTTGACGGCACCAGCGGTGCCACCCTCGCTGCCTTCGATGACTATTGGGGCGGTGATCCGGGCTTCGAGGGTGTCGACGTCAGCTTCGTCGCCGATGGTGATTCGCGGTCATCGGCGCTGAAGGCCGGCCAGGTGGATGTGGCGTTCAGCCTGCCCGCGTCGAAACTGCGGACTTTCTCCGCCGACGAGCTGATCGCGGTGCCGTTGCCGCGCACGGTGGCGCTGCACCTGACGCAGTCCTCGCCGGTGTTCTCCGATCCCGGCGCGCGGGAGACCGCCCGCGCCGCCATCGACGAACTCGATTTCGCCGCCACCGTCTACGACGGTTTCGCCGACGACGCCGACGGCCTGTTCGCACCGAAGGTGTCGACGTGGGCGGCGAACCGGCCCGCGACGCGCTTCCCGAACAGCACCGCAGTCAAGGGCAAATCGGTGTCGCTGGCGACGTTCTCCAACCGCCCGGAGATGTCCGAGATGGCCACCGTCATCGCCGACACGTGGCGGTCGGTGGGCTTGGACGTCAAAGTCACCGTCGGTGACTACGACCAGCTCGAAGGCGATTTCCTGTCCGGCAAGTTCGACGCGGTGATCATGAGCCGCTCCTACGGCTACGACAATCCCGATCCGATCGGCTACCTGCAGAGCGACTTCGGCTGCGCCGGCAGCTACAACATCAGCCGCTTCTGTGACCGCACCATCGACGCCGACCTGGCGGATGCGGCCACCAAGACCGACGCCGCCGCCCGCTACCGGGTGGCCGTGGACGTCGAGCACCGGCTGCTGTCGACGGTTGCGGTGATCCCGCTGATCCACGACCGCACCCAGTTCGGCATCGGCAAGGGGCTCACGGGTCTGGCCGAGGACCCGTGGGAACGTGCGGTGATCACCGTCGACACCAAGTTTGACTGAGCCGGTGCCGCACCCAGAGGCCCGGTTACAAGGTCTGTGCGTGGACGGCCCGGCCGGGCCGCTGATCAGTGGCCTCGACCTGACCGTGGAATCGGGTGAGCGGCTCGGCATCGTCGGACCGTCCGGGTCGGGCAAGACCCTGACCGCCGGTGCCCTCCTGGGGCTGCCGTTACCGGGACTGAGGGTCAGCGGTGATCGGTATCTGTCGCCGCGGACGGGCGCGTT contains:
- a CDS encoding type II toxin-antitoxin system VapC family toxin, which produces MIRTHLRGLIDTNIIIHLERLPKDSLPGEVLISTVTLAELSAGIHQTEDPLERALRVARLQRTEAMFDPLPFDAEAARRYGLIAAGVVAVGRKPRRRSADLMIASVASARRLPLFTTNPDDFIGTEGAVTVVPVSRPDEA
- a CDS encoding ABC transporter substrate-binding protein, with translation MRSLRSVCLAVAALLIVAGCGGDDPGPERLRYAYGFSPVAALSPYSDDAATTYGIGATESLVFLDPDGTAKPRLAESWTQINSTTWNFVIRDGVRFHDGTAMTARAVADSLTHAVKAEPQPRALTGIEMSVAVVDDKTVAITTKEPDPVLVSRMSSPELVILAEGAYSNPNQPSPVGMGTGPYQITKLDGTSGATLAAFDDYWGGDPGFEGVDVSFVADGDSRSSALKAGQVDVAFSLPASKLRTFSADELIAVPLPRTVALHLTQSSPVFSDPGARETARAAIDELDFAATVYDGFADDADGLFAPKVSTWAANRPATRFPNSTAVKGKSVSLATFSNRPEMSEMATVIADTWRSVGLDVKVTVGDYDQLEGDFLSGKFDAVIMSRSYGYDNPDPIGYLQSDFGCAGSYNISRFCDRTIDADLADAATKTDAAARYRVAVDVEHRLLSTVAVIPLIHDRTQFGIGKGLTGLAEDPWERAVITVDTKFD